The following nucleotide sequence is from Halapricum desulfuricans.
CGAGGGACCGAGCGAATTCTCGTTCGAGGAGAGTTTGATCAACTCGTCCGGGTCCAGACCGAGCTCCCGGGCGACTTCCTCGACTCCTCGTCCCGCCCGGTAGACCGAGTGCATCGAGAGGTCCCGTGGTTCCATACTCGGGGCAAGCGGGCGGTGGGCCTTAAGCGTGCTCAAGGCGCCCTGTCGCGCTGTCGACGATATCGGCGTATGATGATCGTTGCTACAACTCAATGCAGGGCGCCTGCTCCACAACGGACAGTCGCGATGGCAGACGATTATAACTGCTTATTCTTTACCGATATTTTAATGCAGATATAAATTTCAGGGTTTTCACCTTCGAGCTACGTATCGAGACCCAGTGCGACGACCCACAGCCCGATCAGGACGACAAAGAGCCCACCCCGCCGTGTGATCTTCACCTTCCATTCGGCGGGCTCGACTTTCGACAGTCGACGTTTGCTCCCGATGGCGTCAAGTTGCTCCTCGAATCGGGAAATCCGGTACGGCTTCCACACCATCAGAAGACCCCATATCGTTATCATAACCCCAAAGACAAACAGACTGGCCTCCATAGATATCCATCCACGATACTCGAAAATATGCTTTCTGATTCTCTTTCCTCATCGAATGCAACGAGTACGATCTTGACCGAAACGACTACCACGCGAGACGCTGATTCACCGATAGGGAATGCCGCTGCTGATCGACATCCGGAAGCTCCGGATTATCAATACGCTGATGAAACGCGGGACGGAGAACGTCACGCGATCGCTGTCGTCGCTGGCCGACGTCGACGCGGACGTCGAGATCACGAGCCTCTCGTTCGTCGAGCCCAGCGACATCGCCGCCGAGATCGGCACCGACGAGATCTACAGCGCGTCGATCGACCTCCGGGAGCCCCCCTACGGCGTCTTCCTGCTCACGTTCCCGCCCGCCACGGCCGCGGAGATGGCGACGCTGATGACCGGATCGCCCGTCGAAGGCGAGTTCAACCGACTCCAGAAGAGCGCCCTCCAGGAGATGTGTAACATACTCACGTCGGGATTCATCGACGGGATGGCGAACACGCTGGGGACGACTATTGACATGGAGACTCCGAAACTCGAGTATTCGAACGGCGCGACCGTCGCCGAGGAGACCCTCTCGCACGTCCGGCGGGACGCGCTCTCGATCGTCCTCGACTCGATGATCGACGTCGCCGAGGAGGACGCCGCGTTCAAGATCCGGATCTTCCTGGTCCCCGATCCCGGATCGTTCGTCAACCTGCTCGATCACCTCAGCGTCGATGAGATCTCCGATCGGACCGAGTCCGCCGGTTCGCTGTGATCGCCTGTATCGGGATCCTCCACATTCAAGGACGCGCCGCCCTCGAACGCGAATATGGATCCTGAACTCGCCGGGCTATACGCGTTGCACGTGCTGTTTGCCGGGCTCTGGACCGGCGCTGTCGTCTTCGTGACGTGGGCCGTCCTGCCGCTCGCTCGCGACGGTGACCTCGACGCACAGCCGCTCGAATCGATCGCCGGCCGGGTGAAACGTCTCTCGCGGATCAGCGCCGTCCTGCTTGCGTTGACCGGTGTCCGGATGGCGATGGTACTCGACTATACCGAGACGACCGTCCTTTTCGAGACGACGCGCGGATATCTGCTGGTCGGGATGGTCACCCTCTGGCTGGTGCTGATGGGGGTCGTCGAGGTCGGCGCGAGCAAGCTGGCCGACGGGACCGGCCGCCGGAAGGTCCGCGAGCCGGCGCGCAACGCCCGTCCGTTCTTCCTCGGGGCGACGGTCGTCGCCGCGCTGTTGCTCGTCGACGCCGGCCTGCTGGCTGCCGGGACGCTGTAAGTCGTAACGAGCTAACTGATATTTTCCCATGCGAGCAGCTGTTACATCTATAGTATTACAGCAGGTATTACGAAGCATGAGCGAGTCCACCCGCATCACGAAAAAAGGTCAGACGACGATCCCCAAGGACCTTCGCGAGAAGTACGACCTGGAGCCGGGTGACGAGGTCATCTGGATGGACACCGACGACGGCATCGTCGTCAAGAAGCGCACGCGGACCAGCGGGCGCGGGATGCTCGTTCCCGACGATACTGCCGAGGAGAAGCGCCAGGAAATCGCCGAGGAGTTGGGACAGCGTATCCGAAACCGTTGGGACCGCAACTACGAGGAGACCTGATAGTGATTACTGTAACGATTTACCGGTACGACCGCACTACTTCGTGCGGTCGACTCGGAACAGACGTACAGTAATCACTATGAGATGCCGACGTACACGGCCGACGCCGTCTCGCTGTTGGTCCATCTCGTCGATGCGCTCCCACAGCGAGCCGACCGAATTTTCGCCGAAGCCGAAGCGGGAGAAACGATCATTCAGGCACCGAGTACGCGCACGTCGTTGACGAGTTCAGTATTCACGACGGGCTGATCGTCGCCAGCCACCGAGTACGAGACACGGAGGCGATCATCACGACTGACGGGGCCATCGACGACGCGGGATACGAGACGCGCTGGGAGTGACGGCGACCGGATCACGTCTGTGAGAGCGTCTCTTCGAGGTGATCGGCGACCCGCAGTGCCAGCGCCGCGATCGTCAGCGTCGGGTTCATCGCGCCCGCGCTGACGAAGACACTACTGGAGGGGATCCAGGCGTTGTCCAGGTCGTGGGTCCGACACCGCGAATCGACGACGCTGGTCGCCGGGTCGTCGCCCATCCGGGTGGTCCCCATGTGGTGTGCGGCCGGCCCCGTCGAGTCCGGGCCGATGACCCACTCGATGTCGGCGTCGAGTTCCTCGAGGATCGATCGCTGGATCTCGGTCGCTCGCTCGACCGTTCGCCGGTCGCGGTCGCTGATCGACCAGTGGACCTCCGGGACGGGGTTGCCGTGATCGTCAGTGCGGGACGAATCGAGCGTGATCCGGTTTTCCGGTCTGGCCTCCTGCTGGACGAGGCCGGCGGCTTCGAGCGTGTTCCCGTAGGTCTCCCGTAGCGTCGCCAGCAGGTCGTCGCCCCAGTGGTCGGCTTCCAGCGCGGTCGCGGCGGGCGGCCGGCCGGCGTAGTTCAGCAGCTCGAGCTTGATCGGCGGGTGGTCGTCGCTGTCGTAGAACTGG
It contains:
- a CDS encoding chemotaxis protein CheC, yielding MPLLIDIRKLRIINTLMKRGTENVTRSLSSLADVDADVEITSLSFVEPSDIAAEIGTDEIYSASIDLREPPYGVFLLTFPPATAAEMATLMTGSPVEGEFNRLQKSALQEMCNILTSGFIDGMANTLGTTIDMETPKLEYSNGATVAEETLSHVRRDALSIVLDSMIDVAEEDAAFKIRIFLVPDPGSFVNLLDHLSVDEISDRTESAGSL
- a CDS encoding transporter, coding for MDPELAGLYALHVLFAGLWTGAVVFVTWAVLPLARDGDLDAQPLESIAGRVKRLSRISAVLLALTGVRMAMVLDYTETTVLFETTRGYLLVGMVTLWLVLMGVVEVGASKLADGTGRRKVREPARNARPFFLGATVVAALLLVDAGLLAAGTL
- a CDS encoding AbrB/MazE/SpoVT family DNA-binding domain-containing protein; the protein is MSESTRITKKGQTTIPKDLREKYDLEPGDEVIWMDTDDGIVVKKRTRTSGRGMLVPDDTAEEKRQEIAEELGQRIRNRWDRNYEET